Proteins encoded in a region of the Candidatus Methylomirabilota bacterium genome:
- the pqqD gene encoding pyrroloquinoline quinone biosynthesis peptide chaperone PqqD — protein MDATSRPRLASKARLRYDRKSSRYMLLYPERGLVLNETAADVLQRCDGERTVGSIVEELAQKYGHEPPAVEREVMTFLETMADRGLVQSAT, from the coding sequence ATGGATGCGACGAGCCGGCCGCGGCTGGCCAGCAAGGCGCGGCTGCGCTACGACCGCAAGTCGTCGCGCTACATGCTGCTGTATCCGGAGCGCGGCCTGGTGCTGAATGAGACCGCGGCGGACGTGCTCCAGCGGTGCGACGGCGAGCGCACGGTGGGCTCGATCGTGGAGGAGCTGGCGCAGAAGTACGGGCACGAGCCGCCGGCGGTGGAGCGCGAGGTCATGACCTTTCTCGAGACGATGGCCGATCGCGGCCTGGTACAGTCGGCGACATGA